TCGGTGAAGCGCATGCAGAGCTTCCTCACCGTGATGCCGGGCGAGACGACGAGCTGCGTGGGCTGCCACGAGAACCGCACCGAGGCCCCCCCGCCCGCCAACCTCCTCGCTCTGCGGCGCCCGCCGAGCCCGATCGAGCCCATCGCCGGCGTGCCCGACGTGCTGGACTTCCCGCGCGACGTGCAGCCGATTCTCGACAGGCATTGCACGAAGTGTCACGGCTACGAGAGGACCGAGGCGGGCGGCCCCCGCTCCGGCGGCGTCATCCTCACCGGCGACCGCGGCCCCATGTTCTCCCACAGCTACTTCACCCTCAGCGCCCTCCAGCAGTTCGCCGACGGGCGCAACCGCCCGCAGAGCAACTACCCGCCGCGCACCCTCGGCAGCTCGGCCAGCCCCTTGATGAAGAAGATCCTCGCCAAGCACCACGGCGCACAGCTTTCGCCCCACGAGCAGAAGATCGTGCGCCTGTGGATCGAAACGGGCGCACCCTACCCCGGCACCTACGCCGCGCTCGGCACCGGCATGATCGGCGGCTATGCCCAGAACAGCCTCGACCGCTCCGACACCCGCTGGCCGAGCATGAAGGCCGCGGCCGCCGTCCTCGCCCAGCGCTGCGCAGGCTGTCACCAGGGGAGCCTCGCCCTCCCCTCCTCCCCGAGCGACAACATGGGCATGCCGCCCTGGGAGATCCACTACGGCAGCCCGAAGCTGCGCTTCTCGCGCCACATCCTCTACAACCTCAGCCGCCCGGAGAAATCGCTGCTCCTCCTCGCCCCTCTCGCCGCCAACGCCGGCGGATACGGCCTCTGCAAGGACCCTGCGAAAGCCGACGAGTTGACGGGCGCGGCGCTCGCCGTGTTTGCCAATGCCCAGGACGCCGACTACCAGAAGCTCCTCACAGCCATCCGCGAGGCCAAGGCCCACCTCGAGACAATCAAGCGGTTCGACATGCCCGGCTTCGTCCCCCATCCAGCCTGGGTGCGCGAGATGAAACGCTACGGCGTCCTGCCCAACGACCTGCCCGCGGAAGCGCCGCTGGACCCCTACGTGGTCGAGCAGGCCTACTGGAAGTCGCTCTGGCACCGCCCACCCCCGACTCAGGCGAAGCCGCAATAGCGACGCAACTTCCCAGTTCACCTTGACATCCGCGCGGCCAGTCGGTAGAATCCCCGGGAGTGGGGAGCGCGGACCGGGGTGAGCACATGGCTCGTTCGATCAAGTGCCCGCACTGCGGGCAGGTCATGAAAGTCAGCGAGCAAGCCGCCGGCAAACGGGTGGACTGCCCCGCCTGCAAGAAGGCTTTCCTGGCGCCCAAAGCGCTGGCGACGCCGCCAACGCCCGCCGGAGGGCCGCCGCCTGCAACCACCCCCAACCGCGTCTGGTACGTGCATGTCGATGGGCGGAACGACGGGCCGCACACCGCCGACACCGTGGTCGAGCAGGTCAAGACGGGCCGCCTCGACGCGCATACGCTCGGGTGGCGCGAGGGCATGAAAGACTGGCAGCCCCTGGGCGAGATGCCCGAGTTCCAGGGGGCCTTCAGCGCGCCGCCGCCCGTCGGCAAGCCGCACGCGCACAAGCCGCGGGCCCAGGGCGCCGAGCAGGAGCCCCACGCACACTACCGCCCAGGCAGAACACGCCGAGACACGGCGATCGGGTTCTGGGTGGCAGGCGGGCTTGGCCTCGCCATTCTCGTCGCCATCCTGATCGTTGCCAACCGGCGCGAGGAGCCGCCGCCCCCGCGCCGCCCTGTGGTGGTCCAGCAACCCCTGCCTCCCGAGCCCACGGCCCCGACCACCTCGACGACGCCCGGGGTCAAAGTCATCCACGGCCCGCGCCCGCTCGAGCCCACCAAGGCCCCCGTCAAGGCCGAACTGAGCAACGCGAAACTCATGGCCAACCTGGTGGCCGACCTCGACAAGGGCTTCAAGGACGCCATCGCGGGCCACACCAAGGCGATGGCCAAGCCGATCTTCGCCCTGATCACGAAGTGCCGGAGCCACGCCGAGAAACTCGCGGCCCGCGACTGGGGCCCCTACAAGAGCGAGATGGAGACGCTGATTCGCCGCCTCAACGAGGCGGCCAGCGGCCTCGACGTGACGCTGAAGGAGCGAGCCGTGGCCTGGGGCCTCGGCGACGGCCTCGACGAGAAGAAGCGGGCGGAGATCCTCGAACTGAACCAGTACGACTGGCTCACGCGGTGGCAGAAGATCCTGGCGGATGAGGTCGAGAAGGTGCGGAAGAAGGGCATGGAGTTCTGAGCCGCCGGCGCGTCGCCGCCCCCGCCGACCTCACGGCCTACACCTCCAGAACCTCGAAGCGTTTCATGCGATACGTGCAGCCGACGTTGACGGCGCGCACGGCCCCCACCTCGCGCCGCTCGAGCGAGTGGCTGTGCCCGCACACGGCGTGGCGCACCTTCGGGCAACGCACGAGCGTCTGCCCGAGGCCCACACTGCCCATGAACGCGTTGCCGAAGGCCCACGTCGGGTCGTGCTTGCGCTGGAGCATCTCGGGGAACGGTATGTGGTGCGTGACGGCCACGACGGTGCGCGCCTGGGCCTCGACCGCTGCAAGCTGAGCCGCGAGCCGTTCGAGCGTGAGCTGATTGAAGGCGGGGTCGGTGAAGCCCCAGCGGATCATCGCGCCGTCCATCCAGCGCGAGTTGGCCCGCAGGCCGGCCGGGGCAATGTCGGCCGTGTCCGCAACCAGGCGGGCGAAGGCGGGATCGTGCAGGGCGTAGCCGGGAGCCACCTTGTGTTCGTAGAAGCGCAGCGGCACCCCGAGCCTGTCGTCGCGGAACGAGTAGTCGTACCAGCCGATGGTGCCCACAAAGGCCACGTCGCCGAGCACCCTCGGCCCGGCGTCGAGATCGTGAAAGCCGTAGGCGCGCGCCGCCTCCGGAATCAGGCGGTCGTAGAGGGCGAAGGAGTCGCCCTGGCGGGTCCACAGATCGTGGTTGCCGGCGACCAGCAGGCGCTCGCCGTGGAACGGCTCGAACAGGCGCAGGCAACGCTCGAGCAGCGCGAGGTCGTGGGCGAACGTGTCGCCGGCCAGGGCCAACACATCGCCGCCGGCGCGGCACATCTCCGCCGCCAGAGCGTCCACCCGCTCGCGGTGCTCGGGAAACTCGTAGTGCAGGTCGGCGGTGGCTAGAACGCGCACGGCCTAGTCGCGTCGCGTCGGCGCCAGGCGCTTGCAGCCCTTGCGGCGACGCCTGCTGAGGACCTTGCGGCCGCCGCGTGTCTTCATGCGCGCGCGGAAGCCCTTCTGGCGGACCCGGTGCAGCGTGCTCTCGCGTTGCTTGATCTTCATCTACGTCCCTAGCGCTGGTTATAAGCGTTTGACCTTCGCGAATGATGCTGTATTATACGAACCTGCGAGGCCGCTGTCAAACAGACCACGGGGGCCGAGGCATTGCGGAGACAGACGCCCAACCGCGCGCTGGGAACCTTCATGGCCGTCGCCGTCCTGGCGTTGCTGGGCGGCTGGGCCTCGCTGCTCCTGGCGCGGAGCCGCGAGGCCGCCCCTCCCCTGCCCCCGTATGAGGTGCCCACGGTTGCGCTCGACGAGCCGTTACCGCCGCCGCCCCCGGGCCGTCTCGCCGCTCGGCAGGTCTTGCGGCTCAACAACAGCGCCGAGCCCGCCACCCTCGACCCCGCGAAGATGACGGGGCTCCACGAGCTGAACATCGCCCTCGCGCTCTTCGAGGGCCTCACGACACTCCATCCCAGGACCCTCCGCCCCGTGCCCGGCGTGGCCGAGAGCTGGGACGTTTCGCCCGACGGCCGCCGCTATGTCTTCCGCCTTCGCCCGGCGCGCTGGAGCAATGGCGAGCCGCTGACGGCGGCCGACTTCGTCTGGTCGTGGCAGCGGGTGCTCGACCCCGCCACGCAGGCGAAGTATGCCTCGCTCCTCTACTGCCTGGAGGGCGCGCGCCCCGGCTCGGGGCCGCCCGGGTTCCGCGCCCTCGACGAGCGGACCCTCGCGGTGCGCCTGGAGGCGCCGATCCCCTACTTCCTCGAGCTTCTGGCGTTTGCCACCTTCGCCCCCGTGCCCCGGAGTTCCGTGGAGGCCCACCAGGAGCGGTGGACGCGTCCCGGCGCCCTCGTGTCCAATGGGCCCTTCATCCTCGCCGAATGGCGCCCATTCGAGCACATCCTGCTCAGGCGGAACCCGCACTACTGGGATGTCGGCCGCGTGGCGCTCGAGGAGATTGACGTGCTGGCCGTCAGCGATGCCGAGACGGCGCTCAAGAAGTGCCTGAACAATGAACTCGACTGGATTCGCGAGCTGCCCGGCGAGAAGGTGGCCGCGGCCGCGCGCCTGCCCGGCTTCCGCTACGCACCGCAACTGAACACGTACTTCTTCCGCTTCAACGTCGGCCGCCCGCCGCTCGACGACCGCCGCGTGCGGCAGGCGCTTAATCTCGCGGTGGACAAAGAGAGCATCGCCCGTTACCTCCTGCGGGCCGGCCAGCGGCCCGCCCGCAGCTTCGTGCCGCCCATCCTGCCGGGCTACACGCCGGCGGAAGGCCCCGCGTACGACCCCGAACAGGCCCGTCGCCTGCTCGCCGACGCGGGCTTTCCGGGCGGGCGCGGCTTCCCGCGTCTCGCGCTCCTCTACAACTCCAGCGGCTCGCACCAGCAGATCGCCGAGGCCATCCAGCACATGTGGAAGGCCGAACTCGGCATCCGCATCGCCCTGACCAATCAGGAGTGGGGCGTCTACCAGGCCTCCATGCAGAATCGAGACTACGACATCGCCCGCTCGTCCTGGGTTGCCGACTATGCCGACCCGAGCAGCTTCCTCGACTGCTTCACGACGGGCAGCGGCAACAACCGCACGGGCTGGAGCCACGCGGGCTACGACGAGCGGCTGGCTCTCGCCGCGCGCGAGACGGACCCGGCCCGCAGGATGGCCATCCTCCGCGAGGCCGAGCGGATTCTGGTCTGCGACGAAATGCCCATCCTGCCTCTCTACTTCTACGTCAACGCCTATGTCGTCCATCCCAGGGTGCGGGGCGTCTACGACAACTGGCGCAACTTCCACCCCTATCAATACGTCCATATTGCGGCGGATTGACCCCATGCTCGCCTTCGTGCTTCGACGCCTGGTTGCCTCCGCCGTCACGCTTCTGGCCATCGTGGTGCTGTCGTTCGCGCTGATGCGCGCCGTGCCCGGCGGGCCGTTCGACCAGGAGAAGCCGCTCGACCCCAGGATTCGCGAGCGTCTCGAGGCCAGCTACGGCCTCAACGACCCCATCGCAGTGCAGTGCCTGCGGTATGTGGGCAGGCTGCTTCGCGGGGACTTGGGGCCGTCGCTGCGGCGGCCCGATGCCTCGGTGAACGGCATTCTGGCCGCGGGCTTCCCGAAGTCGGCGCTCCTGGGCGGCACGGCGCTGCTCATCGCGCTTCTGGTGGGCGGCCTGGCGGGCGTTTACGCGGCGCTCCACCACAACACGATGCGCGATCACGCGGCCATGGGGCTGGTGATGATCGGCGTCTCCATTCCGAGCATGGTCCTCGCCCCGCTGCTCGTGAGCCTGTTCGCGCTCACGCTCCACTGGTTTCCCACGTCGGGCTGGGGCACGCTCGGCCACCTGGCGCTGCCCGCGACGGCTCTCGGCCTCGCCTACGCGGCCCGCATCGCGCGCCTCACGCGCGGCGGCATGCTGGAGGTGCTGCGGCAGGACTTCATCCGCACGGCCCGCGCCAAGGGGCTCTCGGAGGGGGCCGTCGTGCGCCGCCACGCGCTGCGGCTGGGGCTTGCGCCGCTGGTCTCCTATCTCGGGCCGGCGACGGCCAGCATCCTCACGGGCTCGTTCGTCATCGAGCAGATCTTCGCGATCCCGGGCATGGGCGCCCACTTCATCAACGCCGCAACCGACCGCGACTATCCCCTCGCTCTCGGCACCGTGCTCGTCTACAGCACGCTGCTGGTCGTCCTGAACCTCGTAGTGGATGTTGTCCAGGCCCTGCTCGACCCGAGGATCCGCCCCGAATGAGCACCGGCACGCCCCCACACGACGACGAACGCTCGGCATCCTGCGAGGGGATGTCCCCGGGCCGGCTGGCGTTGCGGCGCCTGCTGGCCAATCGGTTGGCCGCCGCCAGCGCGCTCTTCCTCGTCGCGCTCGGGCTGCTCGCCCTCGGCGCGCCGCTGCTGGCGCCGCGCCCCTACGACGCCGTGGAGTTGCCCGAGGCCCTCAAGCCTCCGTCGGCTGGCCATTGGCTGGGCACCGATGCGCTTGGCCGCGACCTCCTTTCGCGCCTCCTCTACGGCGCCCGCGTGTCGCTGGCCGTTGGCGTTGTGGCCACCGTGGTCAGCCTGGTCATCGGCGTCTCCTATGGCGCCATCGCCGGCTACGTGGGC
Above is a genomic segment from Planctomycetota bacterium containing:
- a CDS encoding GYF domain-containing protein, translated to MARSIKCPHCGQVMKVSEQAAGKRVDCPACKKAFLAPKALATPPTPAGGPPPATTPNRVWYVHVDGRNDGPHTADTVVEQVKTGRLDAHTLGWREGMKDWQPLGEMPEFQGAFSAPPPVGKPHAHKPRAQGAEQEPHAHYRPGRTRRDTAIGFWVAGGLGLAILVAILIVANRREEPPPPRRPVVVQQPLPPEPTAPTTSTTPGVKVIHGPRPLEPTKAPVKAELSNAKLMANLVADLDKGFKDAIAGHTKAMAKPIFALITKCRSHAEKLAARDWGPYKSEMETLIRRLNEAASGLDVTLKERAVAWGLGDGLDEKKRAEILELNQYDWLTRWQKILADEVEKVRKKGMEF
- a CDS encoding peptide ABC transporter substrate-binding protein; protein product: MAVAVLALLGGWASLLLARSREAAPPLPPYEVPTVALDEPLPPPPPGRLAARQVLRLNNSAEPATLDPAKMTGLHELNIALALFEGLTTLHPRTLRPVPGVAESWDVSPDGRRYVFRLRPARWSNGEPLTAADFVWSWQRVLDPATQAKYASLLYCLEGARPGSGPPGFRALDERTLAVRLEAPIPYFLELLAFATFAPVPRSSVEAHQERWTRPGALVSNGPFILAEWRPFEHILLRRNPHYWDVGRVALEEIDVLAVSDAETALKKCLNNELDWIRELPGEKVAAAARLPGFRYAPQLNTYFFRFNVGRPPLDDRRVRQALNLAVDKESIARYLLRAGQRPARSFVPPILPGYTPAEGPAYDPEQARRLLADAGFPGGRGFPRLALLYNSSGSHQQIAEAIQHMWKAELGIRIALTNQEWGVYQASMQNRDYDIARSSWVADYADPSSFLDCFTTGSGNNRTGWSHAGYDERLALAARETDPARRMAILREAERILVCDEMPILPLYFYVNAYVVHPRVRGVYDNWRNFHPYQYVHIAAD
- the rpmH gene encoding 50S ribosomal protein L34; the protein is MKIKQRESTLHRVRQKGFRARMKTRGGRKVLSRRRRKGCKRLAPTRRD
- a CDS encoding ABC transporter permease subunit, with protein sequence MLAFVLRRLVASAVTLLAIVVLSFALMRAVPGGPFDQEKPLDPRIRERLEASYGLNDPIAVQCLRYVGRLLRGDLGPSLRRPDASVNGILAAGFPKSALLGGTALLIALLVGGLAGVYAALHHNTMRDHAAMGLVMIGVSIPSMVLAPLLVSLFALTLHWFPTSGWGTLGHLALPATALGLAYAARIARLTRGGMLEVLRQDFIRTARAKGLSEGAVVRRHALRLGLAPLVSYLGPATASILTGSFVIEQIFAIPGMGAHFINAATDRDYPLALGTVLVYSTLLVVLNLVVDVVQALLDPRIRPE
- a CDS encoding metallophosphoesterase, which codes for MRVLATADLHYEFPEHRERVDALAAEMCRAGGDVLALAGDTFAHDLALLERCLRLFEPFHGERLLVAGNHDLWTRQGDSFALYDRLIPEAARAYGFHDLDAGPRVLGDVAFVGTIGWYDYSFRDDRLGVPLRFYEHKVAPGYALHDPAFARLVADTADIAPAGLRANSRWMDGAMIRWGFTDPAFNQLTLERLAAQLAAVEAQARTVVAVTHHIPFPEMLQRKHDPTWAFGNAFMGSVGLGQTLVRCPKVRHAVCGHSHSLERREVGAVRAVNVGCTYRMKRFEVLEV